The Vitis vinifera cultivar Pinot Noir 40024 chromosome 12, ASM3070453v1 genome has a segment encoding these proteins:
- the LOC100249723 gene encoding putative disease resistance RPP13-like protein 1 isoform X2, with protein sequence MAGAVAGGGALLSASLQVIFDRMASRDVLTFLRGQKLSATLLRKLQMKLLEVQAVLNDAEAKQITNLAVKDWVDELKDAVYDAEDLVDDITTEALRRKMESDSQTQVRNIIFGEGIESRVEEITDTLEYLSQKKDVLGLKKGVGENLSKRWPTTSLVDESGVYGRDVNREEIVKFLLSHNTSGNKISVIALVGMGGIGKTTLAKLVYNDRRVVEFFDLKAWVCVSNEFDLVRITKTILKAIDSGTRDDNDLNLLQHKLEERLTRKKFLLVLDDVWNEDYNDWDSLQTPFNVGLYGSKIIVTTRINKVAAVMHSVHTHHLAKLSSEDCWSLFAKHAFENGNSSPHPKLEEVGKEIVKKCDGLPLAAKTLGGALYSEGRVKEWENVLNSETWDLPNNAILPALILSYYHLPSHLKPCFAYCSIFPKDYQFEKENLILLWMAEGFLQQSEKGKKTMEEIGDGYFYDLLSRSFFQKSGSNKSYFVMHDLMNDLAQLISGKVCVQLKDSKMNEIPEKLRHLSYFRSEYDRFERFEILNEVNSLRTFLPLNLEIWPREDKVSKRTYPYGSRHSKVKEMPSHMGQLKSLQKLSNYIVGKQSETRVGELRELCHIGGSLVIQELQNVVDAKDASEANMVGKQYLDELELEWNRGSDVEQNGADIVLNNLQPHSNIKRLTIYGYGGSRFPDWFGGPSILNMVSLRLWNCKNVSTFPPLGQLPSLKHLYILGLVEIERVSAEFYGTEPSFVSLKALSFQGMPKWKEWLCMGGQGGEFPRLKELYIMDCPQLTGDLPTHLPFLTRLWIKECEQLVAPLPRVPAIRQLVTRSCDISQWKELPPLLKDLSIQNSDSFESLLEEGMLQSNTCLRKLRIRNCSFSRPLCRVCLPITMKSLYIEECKKLEFLLLEFLKCPLPSLAYLAIIRSTCNSLSSFPLGNFPSLTYLKIYDLKGLESLSISISDGDVTSFDWLRIRGCPNLVSIELLALNVSKYSIFNCKNLKRLLHNAACFQSLIIEGCPELIFPIQGLQGLSSLTSLKISDLPNLMSLDGLELQLLTSLEKLEICDCPKLQFLTEGQLPTNLSVLTIQNCPLLKDRCKFWTGEDWHHIAHIPHIAIDDQVL encoded by the exons ATGGCCGGGGCTGTAGCAGGAGGGGGAGCACTTCTCTCGGCTTCTCTCCAAGTTATATTTGATCGGATGGCTTCTCGCGACGTCCTCACCTTCCTCCGGGGACAGAAACTCAGTGCTACGCTCCTAAGGAAGTTGCAGATGAAATTGCTGGAAGTTCAGGCAGTGCTGAATGATGCCGAGGCCAAGCAAATCACGAATTTAGCTGTTAAAGATTGGGTCGATGAGCTAAAAGATGCTGTGTATGATGCGGAGGACCTGGTGGATGATATCACCACTGAAGCTTTACGGCGCAAGATGGAGTCTGATTCTCAAACTCAGGTACGGAACATCATCTTTGGTGAGGGGATCGAATCCAGGGTAGAGGAGATCACTGACACACTAGAATATCTTTCACAAAAAAAAGATGTTCTCGGGTTGAAAAAAGGCGTTGGAGAAAATTTGTCAAAAAGATGGCCGACGACTTCCTTGGTAGATGAGTCTGGGGTGTACGGTAGGGATGTTAACAGGGAGGAGATAGTTAAATTTTTGTTGTCCCATAATACAAGTGGGAATAAGATAAGTGTGATCGCCCTGGTGGGTATGGGCGGTATTGGAAAGACCACACTTGCTAAGCTGGTGTATAATGATAGGAGAGTGGTGGAATTTTTTGACCTTAAAGCATGGGTTTGTGTTTCAAATGAATTTGATCTTGTCAGGATAACGAAAACCATTCTTAAGGCAATTGATTCTGGGACTCGTGATGACAATGATTTGAATCTGCTTCAACATAAATTGGAGGAAAGACTTACGAGGAAGAAATTCTTACTTGTCCTTGATGATGTTTGGAATGAAGACTATAATGATTGGGATTCGCTACAAACTCCATTCAATGTTGGTCTATATGGCAGTAAGATTATTGTAACTACACGTATCAATAAGGTTGCAGCAGTCATGCATTCAGTTCATACTCATCATTTGGCAAAGTTATCCTCTGAAGATTGCTGGTCCCTATTTGCAAAACatgcatttgaaaatggaaattctAGTCCACATCCAAAGCTAGAAGAGGTTGGCAAAGAGATTGTAAAAAAGTGTGATGGATTGCCTTTAGCTGCCAAAACCCTTGGGGGTGCCTTATACTCAGAAGGTCGAGTAAAAGAATGGGAAAATGTATTGAACAGTGAAACGTGGGATTTACCAAATAATGCAATTCTTCCTGCCTTAATATTGAGCTACTATCATCTTCCTTCACATCTAAAACCATGTTTTGCATATTGTTCTATTTTTCCTAAAGACTACCAATTTGAGAAGGAAAACTTGATTTTATTGTGGATGGCAGAAGGGTTTTTGCAACaatcagaaaaaggtaagaaaaCAATGGAAGAGATAGGTGATGGGTACTTTTATGACCTATTATCAAGATCATTTTTTCAGAAGTCTGGTAGCAACAAATCATATTTTGTAATGCATGATCTCATGAACGACTTGGCTCAACTTATTTCTGGAAAAGTTTGTGTTCAATTGAAGGATAGTAAGATGAATGAAATTCCAGAAAAGCTTCGTCACTTATCGTATTTTAGAAGTGAATATGATCGCTTTGAGAGATTTGAGATCCTTAACGAAGTTAACAGTCTTCGGACCTTCTTACCATTGAATTTGGAGATTTGGCCTCGGGAAGATAAGGTTTCAAAGAGAACATATCCATATGGTAGTAG GCATAGCAAAGTGAAGGAGATGCCAAGTCATATGGGTCAATTAAAAAGTTTACAAAAATTGAGTAACTATATAGTGGGCAAGCAAAGTGAGACAAGGGTTGGAGAGTTGAGGGAGCTTTGCCACATTGGTGGGAGTCTTGTCATTCAAGAGCTGCAGAATGTGGTTGATGCTAAGGATGCCTCAGAGGCCAATATGGTAGGCAAGCAATATCTGGATGAGTTAGAGTTGGAATGGAATCGTGGTAGTGATGTTGAACAAAATGGAGCAGACATAGTGCTCAACAACTTACAACCTCATTCTAACATAAAGAGACTCACTATTTATGGGTATGGTGGTTCAAGATTTCCAGATTGGTTCGGAGGTCCTTCAATTCTGAATATGGTGTCGCTACGTCTCTGGAATTGTAAGAATGTGTCAACCTTCCCACCGCTTGGGCAGCTACCCTCTCttaaacatttatatatattgggGTTGGTGGAGATAGAAAGGGTAAGCGCTGAGTTTTATGGGACTGAGCCCTCCTTTGTATCCCTAAAAGCTCTATCATTTCAGGGTATGCCAAAATGGAAGGAATGGTTGTGCATGGGAGGCCAAGGTGGAGAATTCCCTCGTCTCAAGGAGCTTTATATAATGGATTGTCCCCAGCTAACTGGGGACTTACCAACCCATCTGCCTTTCTTGACGAGACTATGGATAAAAGAATGTGAGCAGCTTGTGGCTCCACTTCCAAGGGTTCCAGCCATCCGTCAGTTGGTAACGCGCAGCTGTGACATCTCACAGTGGAAGGAATTACCACCACTACTGAAGGATCTCTCAATTCAAAATTCCGACTCTTTCGAGTCCCTACTGGAGGAGGGAATGTTGCAAAGTAATACTTGTCTTCGAAAGTTGAGAATCAGAAATTGTTCTTTTTCGAGACCCTTGTGCAGAGTTTGTTTACCCATTACAATGAAATCATTATATATAGAGGAGTGTAAGAAACTAGAGTTTCTCCTACTTGAGTTCTTAAAATGTCCCCTCCCTTCCCTTGCCTATTTGGCGATCATCAGAAGTACTTGCAATTCTCTCTCATCCTTCCCACTCGGCAACTTCCCAAGTTTAACTTATCTCAAAATCTACGATCTCAAGGGGCTTGAATCCCTCTCCATTTCAATTTCAGATGGCGATGTTACATCTTTTGATTGGTTGAGAATCAGAGGGTGCCCTAATCTTGTGTCTATTGAATTGCTAGCTCTCAACGTGTCAAAATATTCCATCTTCAATTGCAAGAATCTCAAGCGGCTGCTGCACAACGCTGCATGCTTTCAGTCATTAATAATAGAAGGTTGTCCTGAATTGATATTCCCAATACAAGGTCTGCAAGGACTGTCCTCTCTTACCTCTCTCAAAATCTCAGATCTTCCAAATCTCATGTCCCTTGACGGTTTGGAGCTTCAACTGCTCACCTCACTTGAAAAATTAGAGATCTGTGACTGCCCCAAGCTCCAATTCTTGACAGAAGGGCAGCTGCCCACCAACCTTTCTGTTCTAACAATTCAGAACTGCCCATTGCTGAAAGATCGGTGCAAGTTTTGGACAGGGGAAGATTGGCATCATATAGCTCACATTCCACACATTGCGATCGATGACCAAGTTTTGTAA
- the LOC100249723 gene encoding putative disease resistance RPP13-like protein 1 isoform X1 — MAGAVAGGGALLSASLQVIFDRMASRDVLTFLRGQKLSATLLRKLQMKLLEVQAVLNDAEAKQITNLAVKDWVDELKDAVYDAEDLVDDITTEALRRKMESDSQTQVRNIIFGEGIESRVEEITDTLEYLSQKKDVLGLKKGVGENLSKRWPTTSLVDESGVYGRDVNREEIVKFLLSHNTSGNKISVIALVGMGGIGKTTLAKLVYNDRRVVEFFDLKAWVCVSNEFDLVRITKTILKAIDSGTRDDNDLNLLQHKLEERLTRKKFLLVLDDVWNEDYNDWDSLQTPFNVGLYGSKIIVTTRINKVAAVMHSVHTHHLAKLSSEDCWSLFAKHAFENGNSSPHPKLEEVGKEIVKKCDGLPLAAKTLGGALYSEGRVKEWENVLNSETWDLPNNAILPALILSYYHLPSHLKPCFAYCSIFPKDYQFEKENLILLWMAEGFLQQSEKGKKTMEEIGDGYFYDLLSRSFFQKSGSNKSYFVMHDLMNDLAQLISGKVCVQLKDSKMNEIPEKLRHLSYFRSEYDRFERFEILNEVNSLRTFLPLNLEIWPREDKVSKRTYPYGSRYVFEFRLSTRVWNDLLMKVQYLRVLSLCYYEITDLSDSIGNLKHLRYLDLTYTLIKRLPESVCNLYNLQTLILYYCKYLVELPKMMCKMISLRHLDIRHSKVKEMPSHMGQLKSLQKLSNYIVGKQSETRVGELRELCHIGGSLVIQELQNVVDAKDASEANMVGKQYLDELELEWNRGSDVEQNGADIVLNNLQPHSNIKRLTIYGYGGSRFPDWFGGPSILNMVSLRLWNCKNVSTFPPLGQLPSLKHLYILGLVEIERVSAEFYGTEPSFVSLKALSFQGMPKWKEWLCMGGQGGEFPRLKELYIMDCPQLTGDLPTHLPFLTRLWIKECEQLVAPLPRVPAIRQLVTRSCDISQWKELPPLLKDLSIQNSDSFESLLEEGMLQSNTCLRKLRIRNCSFSRPLCRVCLPITMKSLYIEECKKLEFLLLEFLKCPLPSLAYLAIIRSTCNSLSSFPLGNFPSLTYLKIYDLKGLESLSISISDGDVTSFDWLRIRGCPNLVSIELLALNVSKYSIFNCKNLKRLLHNAACFQSLIIEGCPELIFPIQGLQGLSSLTSLKISDLPNLMSLDGLELQLLTSLEKLEICDCPKLQFLTEGQLPTNLSVLTIQNCPLLKDRCKFWTGEDWHHIAHIPHIAIDDQVL; from the coding sequence ATGGCCGGGGCTGTAGCAGGAGGGGGAGCACTTCTCTCGGCTTCTCTCCAAGTTATATTTGATCGGATGGCTTCTCGCGACGTCCTCACCTTCCTCCGGGGACAGAAACTCAGTGCTACGCTCCTAAGGAAGTTGCAGATGAAATTGCTGGAAGTTCAGGCAGTGCTGAATGATGCCGAGGCCAAGCAAATCACGAATTTAGCTGTTAAAGATTGGGTCGATGAGCTAAAAGATGCTGTGTATGATGCGGAGGACCTGGTGGATGATATCACCACTGAAGCTTTACGGCGCAAGATGGAGTCTGATTCTCAAACTCAGGTACGGAACATCATCTTTGGTGAGGGGATCGAATCCAGGGTAGAGGAGATCACTGACACACTAGAATATCTTTCACAAAAAAAAGATGTTCTCGGGTTGAAAAAAGGCGTTGGAGAAAATTTGTCAAAAAGATGGCCGACGACTTCCTTGGTAGATGAGTCTGGGGTGTACGGTAGGGATGTTAACAGGGAGGAGATAGTTAAATTTTTGTTGTCCCATAATACAAGTGGGAATAAGATAAGTGTGATCGCCCTGGTGGGTATGGGCGGTATTGGAAAGACCACACTTGCTAAGCTGGTGTATAATGATAGGAGAGTGGTGGAATTTTTTGACCTTAAAGCATGGGTTTGTGTTTCAAATGAATTTGATCTTGTCAGGATAACGAAAACCATTCTTAAGGCAATTGATTCTGGGACTCGTGATGACAATGATTTGAATCTGCTTCAACATAAATTGGAGGAAAGACTTACGAGGAAGAAATTCTTACTTGTCCTTGATGATGTTTGGAATGAAGACTATAATGATTGGGATTCGCTACAAACTCCATTCAATGTTGGTCTATATGGCAGTAAGATTATTGTAACTACACGTATCAATAAGGTTGCAGCAGTCATGCATTCAGTTCATACTCATCATTTGGCAAAGTTATCCTCTGAAGATTGCTGGTCCCTATTTGCAAAACatgcatttgaaaatggaaattctAGTCCACATCCAAAGCTAGAAGAGGTTGGCAAAGAGATTGTAAAAAAGTGTGATGGATTGCCTTTAGCTGCCAAAACCCTTGGGGGTGCCTTATACTCAGAAGGTCGAGTAAAAGAATGGGAAAATGTATTGAACAGTGAAACGTGGGATTTACCAAATAATGCAATTCTTCCTGCCTTAATATTGAGCTACTATCATCTTCCTTCACATCTAAAACCATGTTTTGCATATTGTTCTATTTTTCCTAAAGACTACCAATTTGAGAAGGAAAACTTGATTTTATTGTGGATGGCAGAAGGGTTTTTGCAACaatcagaaaaaggtaagaaaaCAATGGAAGAGATAGGTGATGGGTACTTTTATGACCTATTATCAAGATCATTTTTTCAGAAGTCTGGTAGCAACAAATCATATTTTGTAATGCATGATCTCATGAACGACTTGGCTCAACTTATTTCTGGAAAAGTTTGTGTTCAATTGAAGGATAGTAAGATGAATGAAATTCCAGAAAAGCTTCGTCACTTATCGTATTTTAGAAGTGAATATGATCGCTTTGAGAGATTTGAGATCCTTAACGAAGTTAACAGTCTTCGGACCTTCTTACCATTGAATTTGGAGATTTGGCCTCGGGAAGATAAGGTTTCAAAGAGAACATATCCATATGGTAGTAGGTATGTTTTCGAGTTTCGCTTGAGTACTAGAGTTTGGAATGATTTATTGATGAAAGTTCAATATTTACGAGTGTTATCATTGTGTTATTATGAGATAACAGATTTGTCTGATTCAATTGGTAATTTGAAACATTTACGCTATTTGGACCTTACCTACACACTCATCAAAAGGTTACCTGAATCAGTTtgtaatttgtataatttacaAACATTGATATTATACTATTGTAAATATCTTGTTGAATTGCCTAAAATGATGTGCAAAATGATTAGCTTACGTCATCTTGATATCAGGCATAGCAAAGTGAAGGAGATGCCAAGTCATATGGGTCAATTAAAAAGTTTACAAAAATTGAGTAACTATATAGTGGGCAAGCAAAGTGAGACAAGGGTTGGAGAGTTGAGGGAGCTTTGCCACATTGGTGGGAGTCTTGTCATTCAAGAGCTGCAGAATGTGGTTGATGCTAAGGATGCCTCAGAGGCCAATATGGTAGGCAAGCAATATCTGGATGAGTTAGAGTTGGAATGGAATCGTGGTAGTGATGTTGAACAAAATGGAGCAGACATAGTGCTCAACAACTTACAACCTCATTCTAACATAAAGAGACTCACTATTTATGGGTATGGTGGTTCAAGATTTCCAGATTGGTTCGGAGGTCCTTCAATTCTGAATATGGTGTCGCTACGTCTCTGGAATTGTAAGAATGTGTCAACCTTCCCACCGCTTGGGCAGCTACCCTCTCttaaacatttatatatattgggGTTGGTGGAGATAGAAAGGGTAAGCGCTGAGTTTTATGGGACTGAGCCCTCCTTTGTATCCCTAAAAGCTCTATCATTTCAGGGTATGCCAAAATGGAAGGAATGGTTGTGCATGGGAGGCCAAGGTGGAGAATTCCCTCGTCTCAAGGAGCTTTATATAATGGATTGTCCCCAGCTAACTGGGGACTTACCAACCCATCTGCCTTTCTTGACGAGACTATGGATAAAAGAATGTGAGCAGCTTGTGGCTCCACTTCCAAGGGTTCCAGCCATCCGTCAGTTGGTAACGCGCAGCTGTGACATCTCACAGTGGAAGGAATTACCACCACTACTGAAGGATCTCTCAATTCAAAATTCCGACTCTTTCGAGTCCCTACTGGAGGAGGGAATGTTGCAAAGTAATACTTGTCTTCGAAAGTTGAGAATCAGAAATTGTTCTTTTTCGAGACCCTTGTGCAGAGTTTGTTTACCCATTACAATGAAATCATTATATATAGAGGAGTGTAAGAAACTAGAGTTTCTCCTACTTGAGTTCTTAAAATGTCCCCTCCCTTCCCTTGCCTATTTGGCGATCATCAGAAGTACTTGCAATTCTCTCTCATCCTTCCCACTCGGCAACTTCCCAAGTTTAACTTATCTCAAAATCTACGATCTCAAGGGGCTTGAATCCCTCTCCATTTCAATTTCAGATGGCGATGTTACATCTTTTGATTGGTTGAGAATCAGAGGGTGCCCTAATCTTGTGTCTATTGAATTGCTAGCTCTCAACGTGTCAAAATATTCCATCTTCAATTGCAAGAATCTCAAGCGGCTGCTGCACAACGCTGCATGCTTTCAGTCATTAATAATAGAAGGTTGTCCTGAATTGATATTCCCAATACAAGGTCTGCAAGGACTGTCCTCTCTTACCTCTCTCAAAATCTCAGATCTTCCAAATCTCATGTCCCTTGACGGTTTGGAGCTTCAACTGCTCACCTCACTTGAAAAATTAGAGATCTGTGACTGCCCCAAGCTCCAATTCTTGACAGAAGGGCAGCTGCCCACCAACCTTTCTGTTCTAACAATTCAGAACTGCCCATTGCTGAAAGATCGGTGCAAGTTTTGGACAGGGGAAGATTGGCATCATATAGCTCACATTCCACACATTGCGATCGATGACCAAGTTTTGTAA